The nucleotide window gtgacacttgCACTTGTTGTTTGGTGTGCTGCAATATAAGTTTTTAGTtagtttgaaaggtgcctttgtggggccttagctgtaggccttgaggctcgtaATCAAAACTAACAAAGTGCTAGGCACGCCATTGTTATCTCAGTATAACAAatgtgatttaagttgattacttgcgccccaagttactcaaacttcttgttatcaaaggattgtcacaAATGGGTTAAGTctgcattaagttctttttcttgccttgtaaataaggacttttagttcataatcTAGTACGTCCAAAACAAAGGGAGTTCAAGCCCCTTTAATACTATTTCCTCGATTACAGTTCACTTTAATGAAGGTAGATCCATTAACTTAACCATATTCGAATGCAAATGGGGCTCCTAATTAGAAAATAGTTGGAAACAAATTAAATACATACTGAAAAATACATTAAGCGACAGATCTACTAAATTAAAGTACAAACAAAGAGACTTGAGCAAGATTTAACCTTGTTGGGTAAAGTTGAACTTCTTGCAACCACTTCTCTTTGGGTTTACAAAGGTTATATGCTAAAAAGGATGGATGGTAAATGGGTTTTAcacaagggaatcgatactacaacactgAGGGAatgtagcagagcttttatactagacaaaagatggcttttcTAAGGGGAATATAGCTAAAAAGGACTGAATCTGGACAACTTTCAGCTTTCTGGGTATGAACTGGCTTGAAAGCAGAGTTTGAATGTTGATTGATtggttgtttgagtgtccttaccTCTGGtgtctctttctccttttatagacgatttgGCTCGACTGATTTAGCTTTACTCTTAGCCGAGGGCTCTcagagggtagtgagtcatcatctATTTACTTGTAATGCCACTAGAAAATGCTTTTTGGCTAGTGGTGAGTTGGTCTCTGTCATCTATCACTTCATCCCTAGACATATGGCCTATGCCTTGGCTAAAAAGGCTTCAGTTTGCTTCAGGCCTCTTTATTGGGCTTCGGGCAAGTCCCCATTTTGCTGTGACACCCTTGAGCCTCATTTCATAAAGTCCAatcttaaatattaacccaaacaacgCGCACACATGCATTGCGCTCTTGTTTTgaggattttttttgttttaatctaGCATAGTCAAGGGCCAAAAACACCCTTACTTACCAAAATTTATTAGAAAAAAGGTACAAGGAAAAacatacaacaaaaaaaatacaatatggCTTGTGGTGAATCGAAGAAAATACCAATCATCTTGAGGATTAATTGAATCTAAGTTCAATCGTACTGAACATGTTTTTTGGTCGAAAGTACTAATCACTTTTGAGTCTCTTAGAGCAGGTTTGgtattctattaaaaaaatttcattacttctcaaaatatttcttaagaacatgttttgaaaataattttctttaagacttaaaaacttgtttggtatgagatttaaacaattttaaatcttaaaactTAAACTGAATTGGGTAGcatgagagggagaaagaggagagaagagTGTTGGAATCAAATTGGTCCACCGTCTCTTGTGGTGTAGATGACCAAACTCATTAACTTGTAAAAGAACAAATAGCCCTAAGCAAGCCAAGGATGCGGGCCGGAGGGTGATTGTGTGCCACTCAAAGGCTTTCTGACGGTCAAGTTAGTAAACAATTTTAAGACCCAAACAGTAGGCAAGGGAATAAGTATGCATAGATTGCGTTATCAGAGATAAACCCTAGAATGATGTATTTAGACCAGTCAAGAAGATGACCTTTTAGGAAAGTAAAGTCCGTATTAAACCAGGAGAATCCATGAGGAAACCTCCTTATTTCTTGTTGGATTAGGTTTTCGAATCTTACGGAAAAAGAATGGTCTATTTTAGCCAAGTCAACATATTTTGCCCACTGATTTCTGAGCACAATAATGATGGCATCACTAATCCGTTTTATCAGCTCAACAATAAAGGCTTTTGAGTCTATAATTGAACTTCTGAAATGAAAGTATTCCAATTAGTTAcccaaaaaccatatttttcgAATAAGCTGAAATACGTACCGTTTACTTCCTTCAGACGCGAGGCGTCTCAGCTTCAATGCGTTTGGTCGTAAATTTTACCAACCAAAAACTTTTGGTTGGactttttttggtttgtttggcCGAGCCACTTTCCCAGCAGAATGTTAAATAAGATATGAAGCTTTCCATGAAGAGGTTAAATGAGAAAGTGACGCGTTTCATTTCCAAATGTTTGAACAACTAATCAAACCAAACACCCTGATATTCTCTTTCAAGAAAAAAACACATCCATGAGAATTACGAGGATAGAGCTTCAATGAGACCCATCATGCAAAATACGAAGAGATTGTAACAAATTTTTACATGTTATAATGAGAATAAACAACATAATTTATATGTCTTATTTTAAAGTatattaacaaaataaatttgtgtattaTATTTCTGTACAATAATAACGTCACATGATCATAtcttaaatatattaaaaaattactcCTGAAAACAGAATGTATGAATTTACTACTCCTGAAAACGAAAGATGCCCACATATTctaatacaaaatttcaacagcCAATGGAAGAACATGAAAGTTACGGCGTCACCAAATTCTGGTTTGgtttaccaaaaacaaaaggttCCCCACATTTTGGTTTGGTAAACAAGATTTCAAACAATGGGGACAGTCGGACACAAGAACTGTATTTGTAGATGCTATGTAAAAATCTCAGTAAACCACAAAAGAAAAGATTCAGTGATGAATGCTAATAGTTTGGTGTAAACAAACTGTGGCTAGctttcaaaaaaacaaaacaaaaaaaaacaaaccgtGGCTTCCATTGGCCTGCAACATGCATGTCAAGCAATGAATATTGTTGATTTGTTCTCCTTGCCATATTTAGTGGTTGTTTTTGTGATGATGTgaagataaaaaaatttcacattgGTGAAAGAAAAAACGTTACAAGAGGTTATAAGGAGTTTATCGAAAATGATTTTAGTATTTCTGGTTTCACAATTTAAGCAAGTTCACAGCATATACTAATcaataaaaatcaaatcaaagtaaGTATACATAATTTCCCAAGTTTCTTCTAGGATCTACATTTTTGTATAACAAAAAATGAGTAACAGTAAACTAATAATTCTGTGTAATGCCTTCTAGCTAGCTAGATAGCATGATATACCAATTACATGATCTGTATGATATAATGTTGTATAATCTGGCTATATGCAATATGAAACACCGCTACGGATGCATGCGTATTAGTTCTTCTTCTTTGCATTCTCTGATTTCGATTTCCATCAATTTGCTGCCCGTAGAAGGTAATACATCGCAACATTGCCTTCGCGGCGCCTGCAACTGATTAATTCACAAAAAAGTGGATTTAGTATTGTATAAGTTTCATGAAGAAGTATAACAATGCTCAAGTGATCGAAAGCAATACCTGTTTCATATCAAGGTCCAGCTTATGTGAGTACACTCTGACCTCCTCCAGCTTCCTCGGCGAAGCCATGTCGTAGGAGCAATTTTCGTAGGACTTTTTGTATATGCTCTTGATTCCATCCGCACCAGAAGACACATTATCCAGAAAGAAAACAACCGGCCTTCGACACGGATCCTTGTGATGTTCTCTTGTGTCAAAAGTATAAACTCCTGACAAAACACTTCCCTTTTTCCACTGGCTGAATGTCTGCTGCACGGGGAGGACGTCCGGCAGAAGAATATGATTTCCGTATACTTGAACAGCGTAACCCCATGACACCGTGATAGTCCACGAAAACCATCTGTCGTAGCACACTGTTTTCTGTAACATTCTTTGAGAATCAACATTCGCAGCTTTAAACAAATGTTTTAGAGCATCGATAGTTGTCATGTTGGGGAAGACAGGGTTTGCATGATCGAAGTGATGCAGGGATACCAAAGGCGTCACCGGATGCGAAGCCAGTAGGCCAAACATATCGCCGTGAATGTCATTCTGGTTCAATTTTAACAGCCCAGAACCACAAATTTATTTCTTTGATATATAAACTAAGAAAAAAGCACGCTGAAATTTCAATTTAAACTACTAAAATGTGAATGTCACATACAATTTGATGAGCTAAGAAAGGGTACCTGATGGAAACCGGCTTCGCTTGTTAATCCAACGCCGAGTTCTGCCAAGCAAGAGGAAATCCTAGAGTCGCTTCCATAGAGATGTGGATATCGTTCTAAACACGAATCAAACACCTTCGCCAGTACTTTCGCCAATGGGGCACTTATAGCGAAACCTGCACCACCATAagccattccaaatccgaaCACCCTATTTTGCTCATAAACTTCGGAGTTTGTCCCAATGTAGTACCACAGTCCATGATCATACTTAGAAAGTGTCTTCACCAAATTCTCAGGGAAAAAAACTGTGTCATCATCTCCGAAAACATACCACCTCACATTCGTATGGTTGAGCGCCACGGTCTCAGAAACAACGCGTGCAACACGAATAGCAGACTTGAGACCGCCTCTGTAAGTGTAACGAAATCTTGCAGTGTCACCCGAGATGCACGCAGGAGGAAGAGAAGTGTCATGGACGTGACGCTGATGATCAGGCGGAAGGCTATCGAGAAAGACACATCCCCTCATAGACTGGTTCCTCCACCAGAGCCGTACATACTCCTTCCTCTTAGCAGACCACGCTTTCTGATTCGAAGCAATCCCGAACACAACGTGCTCAAGGGAGGTCGAGGGCGGGGAATACGCATCTTGAGACAGAGAACTTATACGTCCAAGCTTTGAGCTCGTAAACACAAGGAAGAGCGACCCAAGAAGGAAGAGCGTGCATAAAGAAGATGAGACTATGAAGAAGTTTATCAACCGAGACGGACTTTGGGGTTTCGAAGGCGACTGAGGAAACGGCAGCATTTTAAGTggaaaggaagaagaacaaGCAAACAAAACAGAAATGCAGAAAATGAATCTAGAAAATACAAGTGTGGGACATAAAACCAAGATGCTGATCAAGAAGCGCAATCTGCGGGAAAAGAAAGATGTAAAATTTGACCTGCAATTCTGCACAAAAGTGTATTTAGTTGGTTAAAATTCCAAAAGAAGTCATGGTTCACACAGAAAGTCCTCCATTTTCCTGCCAACCTAATGTAAATCGGGCAGCCAACCAAGCGGCTGGGTGCGTACGTTAGGTTAGAGTCAAAGGTCAGGTCCTTGACAGCAATGGCATTGACTGAAAGTGTGAGAGATAAGGAAGAGAGGTTAGGCGTTAAAAATGGTGTTGGAAATGTATTAGGACGTGGCCTTTGGAGATTATaagagattaattaattaatattaattatgcGTGGTTTTGGTAAAGGAAAATGCAGAACGTGAAAGAGCAAGCAAACTTCGGCTGCAAgttaaaaaaagattaaaaaaaaagaactttaacgaaaagcttctggtactgtttactttaacgaaaaatcacatttttacactaaaaaatcaatcctaatattattcactttaccttttattttatccttatcgttaaaactcaaaattttcaattatttttcattagtttttctttaaaaaaaatacttttaacgggcttagcaaaaataaaagtgTGGAAGTGTTACGTAAAGCAAAGTTCGAGGTTCCtaattatgtttttgtttttcttggaaGAATAAACCAACAACGTTGTAtgcattttattgaaaaatccAAGGAAACGATTACTTACAATTTGAGGTTTCGTGAGGCATCCATGTAACTTATGTTCAGGTGCATCGGATTTGATCTTAAATCACTTGCGTTACAATCCATTTGCTCGTGAAAAAACAACTAGGTAAATGTCTTTAAACAAACAATACTGAGGGTGTAAAAACGAATAAAAAGGACTTCATGTGCATGGCATCCGCTCTTAATCACTTGAGTTACAATCATTTAAGAAAAATCTCTTGAATAATTGCTTATTTCAAGATTAAGATACAGCTAATCAAAATGCATAAACCCGATACATTATGCTAATTTAATTACGAAAAGTATGACAAAGTAAGCAACTAAGTAGTGCGTTGTACCAATTTGATTTGATCCTGAAAATCAGATGTATGACACCATCGATGCTGGACCtacataattaaattttaaatctaAACATCTGGGTTACTGGAAGATTCAGAGGATGCAAATGCAATAGACTTCAATGGTTTAGGCCAAGGAGGAGGAAGACAATGGATGGTTGGCAAGAAACCAAGTACGGCATTCACCAcgcttgaaaattacaaaaccaGACCCTATACAATTTATCATCTATGGCATCAGCAAAACATGCTAAATGCAGGAATGTAAACGCAGCTAGCATTTCAACAATATTTCCTTCGCATGCTTACCAACCAATCGAAGCTCTTCCACATCATTTGATGTCTCAAAACGCAAGTTACTCTACAGCATGAATACATTACATACCTATCAGTTCACTAGTTACTGTTCGTTCCTCCGGATATCCAATTTACTCAGGTCATCTCCACTAGCGGACGTGTGAATGGCGTTGTCCTCCCTTTTTGTCTGTTCATCATATTTTCAAATAATAAGCCACTGGTGAGTTTAACCAAGAGTATCAGACATCGAAACCTTAACTGGTGGCAGATTTTTGCAGTAACTTCCGCTTTCTGCAATCTTTTTCTTGTGATTTATTGTTTTCAAGTAAATCGTTCCAAAAGCATTATTTTTGCTCCATGTTTAGATCAGAAGATAAATAGCCCATCTCCAAGTATATTCTCTTCTTCCTGCTCCTCCTGTCAAGAAGAAAAGGAACTTGAGCTTTATGAAGTGCAGATCACATCCGATAATATCACGTAGAACAGACCACTTGTAGATCCATTTCCCAATAATAAAATTTAGGAACCTAACAAGTGAACTTAATAGCAGAAAAATGAAGAGACAAAATGAGGAAAACTCAGATTTTCCATTATTTCAACTACTTAAAGATATAAATCAACTTAATGAATGGATTGCAATGCGGGGTGGACAGTTTTCCCTAAGCACTTTTCAAACATAATATAAGAACAAGAAATGACATCACAATTTACCTTGATAAGATGATGAGTGCACCAAACTGCGTGTGATTCTCTGAATTCTGCATCTAAGTATCCTCAGAGCAACTATTCCAACAGAAAACTCTAGATATTCATGGATATCAACTCATTGTCTCTGCACCGTCTAATGGTTATAGTCATGGAGTCATCAAACGACGACAAAATTTCGCAGCACTGACGGCGTTGAGCCTTCATCTGAATTATAACAAGTGGACAGTAGTTGATTAATGGCATTGACTAAAACGAAagacaaaagaaaatataagagAGAAGGTATAAGTTATAAATCAGCTACATCTATATTAGTGAAGCAAATACCTCTTCCGCATCAAGCTCTAGCTTCTGTGAGAACACTCTGATCTGTTCCAGATTCTTTATTGCATTTTCTTTGGAGCAATTTTCTACATTGAGCCTGGTGTAGTTACTCGAGCTACCATGACTATTGGATACAACACTTTCCAGGAAAAAGACAGTTGGTCTTTTACATTTATCTCTAGGATAATCTCTCATATTGAACATGAACTGACTTGCCTCGATACTACCGCTCCTCCTCCATGGCATAAACGTTTTCTGCAGTGAAAGGAGATCTGAGAGAAGTTCATTGCCAGCATACACCTGAATAGCATAGCCCCATGCAACAGAAACAGTCAAC belongs to Malus sylvestris chromosome 17, drMalSylv7.2, whole genome shotgun sequence and includes:
- the LOC126610290 gene encoding uncharacterized protein LOC126610290, with amino-acid sequence MLPFPQSPSKPQSPSRLINFFIVSSSLCTLFLLGSLFLVFTSSKLGRISSLSQDAYSPPSTSLEHVVFGIASNQKAWSAKRKEYVRLWWRNQSMRGCVFLDSLPPDHQRHVHDTSLPPACISGDTARFRYTYRGGLKSAIRVARVVSETVALNHTNVRWYVFGDDDTVFFPENLVKTLSKYDHGLWYYIGTNSEVYEQNRVFGFGMAYGGAGFAISAPLAKVLAKVFDSCLERYPHLYGSDSRISSCLAELGVGLTSEAGFHQNDIHGDMFGLLASHPVTPLVSLHHFDHANPVFPNMTTIDALKHLFKAANVDSQRMLQKTVCYDRWFSWTITVSWGYAVQVYGNHILLPDVLPVQQTFSQWKKGSVLSGVYTFDTREHHKDPCRRPVVFFLDNVSSGADGIKSIYKKSYENCSYDMASPRKLEEVRVYSHKLDLDMKQLQAPRRQCCDVLPSTGSKLMEIEIRECKEEELIRMHP